In one window of Rathayibacter caricis DSM 15933 DNA:
- a CDS encoding polysaccharide pyruvyl transferase family protein: MKLKLGVVKSWKKDFVTTTLLPAKRDAKVFRAAVSSLPAAPSAHLLLAAPGSGNIGDQAMLEAFLENTSGPVVIIERFAGDVVVPADQADRVEVVVLSHLVYGVGEDHAADLRRFAELVRRASTFSVIGADMMDGKYSLRGSVRRSLLAQLAAEAGVPTRILGFSWNGSARLAAKRSLAAASRAGAVPMLRDPVSAERARGDRAKGVVEVTDIVFSARTRDRSARDALDLPVGVPYALVNASALVAKSVDQVPEYERIVARLRAAGVHVVLLPHVSRPIGDDKVAVRAVAERVGTEGVTVVDRVLFPAEIRGLAEDALLVVTGRMHLAIMSLSLGVPAITLATQGKVEGIMRLIGLPELCVEPVPGFADAVLPVLDRILTGPDGGGLRATIAAALPEVTRLSALNTQGLDSEVVK, from the coding sequence ATGAAACTCAAGCTCGGCGTCGTGAAGTCCTGGAAGAAGGACTTCGTCACGACCACGCTCCTTCCCGCGAAGCGCGACGCGAAGGTCTTCCGGGCCGCCGTGTCGTCGCTCCCCGCCGCCCCCTCGGCGCACCTGCTGCTGGCCGCGCCGGGCAGCGGCAACATCGGCGATCAGGCCATGCTCGAGGCGTTCCTCGAGAACACCTCCGGCCCGGTCGTCATCATCGAGCGCTTCGCCGGTGATGTCGTCGTCCCCGCCGATCAGGCCGACCGCGTCGAGGTCGTCGTCCTGTCGCACCTCGTCTACGGAGTGGGGGAGGACCACGCAGCGGACCTCCGCCGCTTCGCCGAGCTGGTGCGCCGCGCGAGCACGTTCTCAGTGATCGGCGCCGACATGATGGACGGCAAGTACAGCCTCCGCGGATCCGTCCGCCGCTCCCTCCTCGCGCAGCTGGCCGCCGAGGCCGGCGTGCCGACGCGCATCCTCGGCTTCAGCTGGAACGGCAGCGCCCGCCTGGCCGCCAAGCGGAGCCTCGCCGCCGCGTCGCGCGCCGGTGCCGTCCCGATGCTGCGCGACCCGGTCTCGGCCGAGCGCGCCCGCGGCGACCGCGCGAAGGGCGTCGTCGAGGTCACGGACATCGTGTTCTCGGCCCGGACGCGGGACCGCAGCGCCCGCGACGCGCTCGACCTGCCCGTCGGCGTCCCCTACGCTCTGGTGAACGCCAGCGCGCTCGTCGCCAAGTCCGTCGACCAGGTCCCCGAGTACGAGCGGATCGTGGCCCGGCTGCGCGCCGCGGGCGTGCACGTCGTCCTCCTGCCGCACGTCTCGCGTCCGATCGGCGACGACAAGGTCGCGGTGCGCGCGGTGGCCGAGCGCGTCGGGACCGAGGGCGTCACCGTCGTCGACCGCGTGCTGTTCCCCGCCGAGATCCGCGGCCTCGCCGAGGACGCGCTGCTGGTCGTCACCGGCCGCATGCACCTGGCGATCATGTCGCTCTCGCTCGGAGTGCCCGCGATCACGCTGGCCACCCAGGGCAAGGTCGAGGGCATCATGCGCCTCATCGGCCTGCCCGAGCTCTGCGTCGAGCCCGTCCCGGGCTTCGCGGACGCGGTCCTCCCCGTGCTCGACCGGATCCTCACCGGACCGGACGGAGGCGGACTGCGCGCGACCATCGCCGCGGCGCTGCCCGAGGTCACCCGGCTCTCGGCGCTGAACACCCAGGGACTCGACTCGGAGGTCGTCAAATGA
- a CDS encoding glycosyltransferase: protein MSATAPSTRPNRIMFVVTSLHGGGAEFVARTWMQWLLDQGYHVDVVTTSSKATDEYLPEGAVLHRIGNGTGHVGKAKMLKELFQRRTPDVAIGLQGYPNIVLLAAAETTPKRYRPKTIVSERNLVSLGIPGFSKVQKVQLGLAKTLYRRADHVIAISHPVAGELVAGFGVSGERCTVVPNPATAKVDLTQRVHRVPGAANGLQIVLPCRLVVQKRPELAIRAAEELGRRGVDVRVVSFGGGPLLDSMRSEATQRQVVFEDMGWVEDWFTHFDENAVVLLPSLREGFGNVLVEAAAAGVPSVAVSGALGVADAIVPGLTGELSLTASASDLADALLRASELEVTGVERWLDRFSLESSGRALEIVLARVMAQP, encoded by the coding sequence ATGAGCGCGACAGCACCGTCCACCCGTCCGAACCGGATCATGTTCGTCGTGACCTCGCTGCACGGCGGTGGGGCCGAGTTCGTCGCCCGCACCTGGATGCAGTGGCTGCTCGATCAGGGCTACCACGTCGACGTCGTCACGACCTCCTCGAAGGCCACGGACGAGTACCTCCCCGAGGGCGCCGTCCTGCACCGCATCGGCAACGGCACCGGCCACGTGGGCAAGGCGAAGATGCTCAAGGAGCTCTTCCAGCGCCGCACCCCCGACGTCGCCATCGGCCTGCAGGGCTACCCGAACATCGTGCTCCTGGCGGCCGCCGAGACCACTCCGAAGCGCTACCGGCCCAAGACGATCGTCAGCGAGCGCAACCTCGTCTCGCTGGGGATCCCCGGGTTCTCAAAGGTGCAGAAGGTGCAGCTGGGTCTCGCGAAGACCCTGTACCGCCGTGCCGACCACGTGATCGCGATCTCGCACCCCGTGGCGGGCGAGCTCGTCGCCGGCTTCGGCGTCTCGGGCGAGCGCTGCACCGTGGTGCCGAACCCCGCGACCGCCAAGGTCGACCTCACGCAGCGCGTGCACCGCGTACCGGGCGCGGCGAACGGCCTGCAGATCGTGCTGCCCTGCCGCCTCGTCGTGCAGAAGCGGCCCGAGCTGGCGATCCGCGCGGCCGAGGAGCTCGGCCGCCGCGGCGTGGACGTCCGCGTCGTCTCGTTCGGCGGCGGGCCGCTGCTCGACAGCATGCGTTCCGAGGCGACCCAGCGGCAGGTCGTCTTCGAGGACATGGGCTGGGTCGAGGACTGGTTCACCCACTTCGACGAGAACGCGGTCGTGCTGCTCCCGTCGCTGCGCGAGGGCTTCGGCAACGTGCTCGTGGAGGCCGCGGCCGCCGGAGTGCCGTCGGTGGCCGTCTCGGGCGCCCTCGGCGTCGCCGACGCGATCGTCCCGGGTCTCACCGGCGAGCTGTCGCTGACGGCCTCCGCCTCCGACCTCGCCGACGCCCTCCTCCGAGCGAGCGAGCTCGAGGTCACCGGAGTCGAGCGCTGGCTCGACCGCTTCTCGCTCGAGTCCAGCGGTCGCGCGCTCGAGATCGTGCTCGCGCGAGTGATGGCGCAGCCGTGA
- a CDS encoding glycosyltransferase family 2 protein: MTSAQALVSIVLPCHQEEEHLASALERLLRQTHDRIEILVVDDASTDRTGEIARGAAESDERVRPLTQEVNAGVAAARERGVGEARGEWIWMVDADDVWPDDAVEILLAAALSTRADVVVGGAVTVEPGGTTPIGGLRGPVALSGRGAFDALLVGELTGHLWNKLFRRTLFDGIDFTRIRQHSDQAQVAQLLAAADEVAVIPDRVYEYHLRSGSIIRSGAKRADSLAALARVVEKTAEGLDPRLTGSPEFAYYQARFNLLSRFKDATSGAHEAGEADRLWRETHGEASLRHLIALAGHRDAKRAVLFALAWGAPALYRRAMDAGRARR; this comes from the coding sequence GTGACCTCCGCCCAGGCGCTCGTCTCGATCGTGCTGCCCTGCCACCAGGAGGAGGAGCACCTCGCCTCGGCGCTGGAGCGGCTGCTCCGGCAGACCCACGACCGGATCGAGATCCTGGTCGTCGACGACGCCTCGACGGACCGGACGGGCGAGATCGCCCGAGGTGCAGCGGAGAGCGACGAGCGCGTGCGCCCGCTGACCCAGGAGGTCAACGCCGGAGTCGCCGCCGCTCGCGAGCGCGGCGTCGGCGAGGCCCGCGGCGAGTGGATCTGGATGGTCGACGCCGACGACGTCTGGCCGGACGACGCCGTCGAAATCCTGCTGGCCGCGGCGCTGTCGACGAGGGCCGACGTCGTCGTGGGAGGCGCCGTCACGGTCGAGCCGGGAGGCACGACTCCGATCGGAGGTCTCCGCGGACCCGTGGCGCTGAGCGGCCGGGGCGCGTTCGACGCGCTCCTCGTGGGCGAGCTGACCGGGCACCTCTGGAACAAGCTGTTCCGCCGGACCCTGTTCGACGGCATCGACTTCACGAGGATCCGGCAGCACTCCGACCAGGCGCAGGTGGCCCAGCTCCTCGCGGCGGCCGACGAGGTCGCCGTCATCCCGGACCGGGTGTACGAGTACCACCTCCGCTCGGGGTCGATCATCCGGTCGGGTGCGAAGCGGGCCGACTCGCTCGCGGCGCTCGCTCGGGTCGTCGAGAAGACGGCCGAGGGCCTGGATCCCCGCCTCACGGGCTCGCCGGAGTTCGCGTACTACCAGGCGCGGTTCAACCTGCTGTCCCGCTTCAAGGACGCCACGTCCGGGGCTCACGAGGCCGGCGAAGCGGACCGACTCTGGCGCGAGACGCACGGTGAGGCCTCGCTCCGGCACCTGATCGCGCTCGCCGGACACCGCGATGCGAAGCGCGCCGTGCTCTTCGCGCTCGCCTGGGGAGCACCCGCGCTGTACCGGCGGGCGATGGACGCGGGTCGCGCCCGACGGTGA
- a CDS encoding acyltransferase family protein has translation MVKMMKAPANARREWVDFAKGAAILLVVYYHTSLYLGDIGVENTLGRIKVVFELFPMPVFFLVSGLFGSRIPTWSFRDLWRRRLYPLLWLYVIWSVLRMVFYLVVPLANGGLGELPATDPLNLLLLFFWPSSSYWFIYGLFLFTLGAWLLRRVDHRVQVAFAAILGTLFTTGLINTTNVGWNRIGALFVFFLVGTLYSKKIIDFVEQKGAKAYLIVTPVFLVLSAVLFVFPVRWVPFLVLAAQMAAVAMGILVARSLSRVRFLHFVTTCGERSLHIYLLHLYVIVASITFLRFALPEDRSRLAGLEVPLLLVVLVLAVVISLFVTRYLSKIRWIYVPPAILGGPGAKRKPRPGTPAVSPEARATDSVSTPDIGSRTPPSPRSTKADTEE, from the coding sequence ATGGTCAAGATGATGAAGGCGCCGGCCAATGCTCGGCGCGAATGGGTCGACTTCGCCAAGGGCGCAGCGATCCTGTTGGTCGTGTACTACCACACTTCGCTGTACCTGGGCGACATCGGCGTGGAGAACACGCTCGGCCGGATCAAGGTCGTCTTCGAGCTCTTCCCGATGCCGGTCTTCTTCCTCGTCTCGGGGCTCTTCGGGAGCCGGATCCCCACATGGTCCTTCCGCGACCTCTGGCGCCGCAGGCTCTACCCGCTGCTCTGGCTGTACGTCATCTGGTCCGTGCTGCGCATGGTCTTCTACCTGGTCGTCCCGCTCGCCAACGGCGGACTGGGCGAGCTGCCGGCGACGGACCCGCTCAACCTGCTCCTCCTCTTCTTCTGGCCCAGCAGCAGCTACTGGTTCATCTACGGCCTCTTCCTGTTCACCCTGGGGGCCTGGCTCCTGCGTAGGGTCGATCACCGGGTGCAGGTCGCCTTCGCGGCGATCCTCGGCACGCTGTTCACCACCGGTCTGATCAACACGACCAACGTCGGCTGGAACCGCATCGGCGCCCTGTTCGTCTTCTTCCTGGTGGGAACCCTCTACTCGAAGAAGATCATCGACTTCGTCGAGCAGAAGGGCGCGAAGGCCTACCTCATCGTGACGCCGGTCTTTCTCGTGCTCAGCGCCGTGCTGTTCGTCTTCCCCGTCCGCTGGGTGCCGTTCCTGGTGCTCGCGGCGCAGATGGCGGCCGTCGCGATGGGCATCCTGGTGGCCCGCTCGCTGTCCCGCGTGCGGTTCCTGCACTTCGTCACCACGTGCGGCGAACGGAGCCTGCACATCTACCTGCTGCACCTCTACGTGATCGTGGCGAGCATCACGTTCCTCCGCTTCGCCCTCCCCGAGGACCGCTCGCGCCTCGCCGGGCTCGAAGTCCCCCTCCTGCTCGTCGTCCTGGTCCTGGCCGTCGTGATCTCCCTCTTCGTCACCCGGTACCTCTCGAAGATCCGCTGGATCTACGTGCCGCCCGCGATCCTCGGCGGCCCCGGAGCCAAGCGCAAGCCGCGCCCGGGCACGCCCGCCGTCAGCCCCGAAGCCCGCGCGACCGATTCCGTGAGCACACCGGACATCGGCTCCCGCACACCTCCCTCCCCCCGATCCACGAAGGCGGACACCGAAGAGTGA
- a CDS encoding alpha/beta hydrolase → MTKATTYRRAGLLAMALAAAATLAGCTASPGPVSTPVGYTTEKAIEYRSIDGASLKADACLPTGETGSLPALVLMHGGGFVEGARNEGGMSELCAYYAQRGYASFTIDYRLLPESLYPGQIEDAQAAVEWLRDPEQVERFGIDPARIGAMGSSAGAIIAASLGTAGEGPLSEGSRVKTVVAFSAVADMTEAGLTLGDPAPEAEQQIVSYLGCESVSESCPQAIPASPITAVDASDAPQIWLTSEDELVPVEQAEAMQAALQGVGVAAEVGIDGEQHHGLQNNTPNNKKAILAFLQANL, encoded by the coding sequence GTGACGAAGGCAACCACGTACCGCAGAGCCGGACTCCTGGCGATGGCCCTGGCCGCCGCCGCGACGCTGGCAGGCTGCACGGCGAGTCCCGGCCCGGTCTCCACCCCGGTCGGCTACACGACCGAGAAGGCCATCGAGTACCGCTCGATCGACGGCGCGTCGCTGAAGGCGGACGCCTGCCTCCCGACCGGCGAGACCGGGTCGCTCCCGGCCCTGGTGCTGATGCACGGCGGCGGGTTCGTCGAGGGCGCCCGGAACGAGGGCGGCATGTCCGAGCTCTGCGCCTACTACGCGCAGCGCGGCTACGCGTCCTTCACCATCGACTACCGCCTCCTGCCCGAGAGCCTCTACCCGGGGCAGATCGAGGACGCGCAGGCGGCCGTGGAGTGGCTCCGCGACCCGGAGCAGGTCGAGCGCTTCGGCATCGACCCCGCCCGCATCGGGGCGATGGGCAGTTCCGCCGGCGCCATCATCGCCGCGTCCCTCGGCACCGCGGGCGAGGGCCCGCTGAGCGAGGGCTCCCGGGTCAAGACGGTCGTCGCCTTCTCGGCGGTCGCCGACATGACCGAAGCGGGCCTCACCCTCGGCGATCCCGCCCCCGAGGCGGAGCAGCAGATCGTCTCGTACCTGGGGTGCGAGTCCGTCAGCGAGTCCTGCCCCCAGGCGATCCCCGCGTCGCCGATCACCGCGGTCGACGCGAGCGATGCGCCCCAGATCTGGCTCACGTCCGAGGACGAGCTCGTCCCCGTCGAGCAGGCCGAAGCGATGCAGGCGGCGCTGCAGGGCGTCGGAGTGGCGGCCGAGGTCGGCATCGACGGCGAGCAGCACCACGGTCTGCAGAACAACACGCCGAACAACAAGAAGGCGATCCTCGCCTTCCTGCAGGCGAATCTCTGA